The sequence below is a genomic window from Bacteroidales bacterium MB20-C3-3.
GACTTAACCCAAAACTCCTTATAAAGGAGGGCGACCCTGTTAAGGCCGGAACACCAGTTATGGCAGACAAGAAAAATCCGGAGATCCTGATCTGCTCCCCCGTGAGCGGCATAGTGAAAGAGATTGTACGCGGAGAGAAACGCAAGCTTCTTCAAATCCTGATTGAATCAGACAAGAGACAGGAGTACGAACACTCAACAGCACCCGAAATACGAAAAAACGGATCCGCTGAGCAAATAAAATCGGCACTCCTCTCATCAGGGCTGTGGCCACTCATTAAGCAGCGACCATACGGAACCATTGCAGACCCTGCAAAAGAGCCAAAGGCAATTTTTATATCAGGCTTTGACTCGGCACCGCTTGCCGCAGATTTAGACTATGCGATGAAGGGTGATTTTGAGAACATGCAGGCCGGAATTGATGCACTTTCAAAACTTACACACGGCGGAGTACACATTGGTCTTCATGCAGACACATTTGCAGGAAGCCCCATGCACAGACTTGAGAGAGCAAAGATCCATATATTTGACGGCCCTCACCCTGCAGGAAATGTAGGAGTTCAGATCCACCATATCAGCCCCATAAACAAAGGGGAGACAGTATGGACACTTGACCTCTACACACTTGCAGCCATAGGCAGATTACTTATTAAAGGCACATTTGACCTTCGCAGAGTAGTAGCAGTAGCCGGCCCTAAAGTAAAGAACCCGGCTTATATCGAGACACTTCCCGGAATGGCTCTGAGAAGCATTGCCGACATGGCCGACACCACCTCTGAGGTTCGTTACGGAGACCATGTTGGAGTAAGATTCATAAGCGGAAATGTACTCACAGGAGATAATGTGGGAGTAGACGGATACACAGGTATTTTTCACAATACCATCACTATAATGGCCGAGGGGAACTACAGAGAGATGTTCGGATGGATTAAACCACTAAGAGCAAAGAAATTCAGTATTTCCAGATCATACTTCTCCTGGCTGATGCCTAACAAAAAGTACAACCTTGACACAAACCTCAACGGAGGAGAGAGAGCCTTTGTTGTTACAGGAGTATATGAAAAGGTGCTACCCATGGATATTCTCCCTATGTATCTGTTCAAGGCCATCCTCGCAGAGGACATTGACAAGATGGAACAACTGGGAATCTATGAAATTATTGAGGAGGATGTTGCATTGTGCGAATTTGTCTGCCCTTCAAAAGCAGAGATACAGGATATCGTATCAAAAGGCATCAACATAATGATTAAAGAAATGTCTTAACAGAACCGGCAATGAAAGTATTAAAAAAATTAGTAGACAACATAAAACCCACATTCAGCAAGGGTGGAAAGCTGGGATTCCTGCACTCCACATTCGATGCCTTCGAGACCTTCCTGTTTGTGCCGGACCATGTAACCAAGAAGGGAGTACATATAAAAGACTCCATTGACCTAAAGAGAACAATGACTATGGTCATTCTTGCCCTTATGCCTGCACTTCTCTTTGGAATGTACAACACAGGCTATCAGCATAACCTCTCAATTGGAGGCGATATGACATTCTGGGCAATGTTCTGGTTTGGATTCCTCAAAGTTCTTCCGCTTATCATAGTATCATATGTAGTGGGACTTGGAATAGAGTTCATAGCAGCACAAATAAGAGGGCACGAAGTTAACGAAGGCTACCTTGTAACAGGAATGCTTATCCCGCTTATTATGCCGGTTGATGTTCCGCTTTGGATACTCTCACTCTCCGTAATATTTGCGGTAATAGTTGGAAAAGAGGTTTTCGGAGGAACAGGAATGAACATCTGGAACCCTGCACTGCTTTCAAGAGCATTTGTATTCTTCGCATACCCTTCTCAAATATCCGGAGACAAAATCTGGATTGAGGGGCTCACAAAAGGAGAAGGTATTGTAGACGGCTTCTCCGGTGCAACCCCGCTTGCACACGCAGCTGCCGGCGAATTTGACAAAATGCCATCATTTATGGATATGTTCATCGGCTTTATCCCCGGCTCAATTGGAGAGACCTCCACACTGGCCATCCTCATTGGAGCAGTAATGCTACTTTGGACAGGGATAGCAAGCTGGAGGATAATGCTCTCCACATTTGCAGGAGGAATCCTGACCGGTCTGCTTCTCAATGCAGTAGGACCGGAAGGAAGCTATATGTCAATGCCGGCAATAAACCACCTGGTAATGGGAGGTTTTGCGTTTGGAGCAGTATTTATGGCAACAGACCCTGTAACCGGCTCCCAGACAGAGAGAGGCAAATGGATATACGGATTTTTGATAGGTGTTATGGCCATCCTCATTAGAGTATTTAACCCGGGCTATCCTGAGGGAATGATGCTCGCCATACTCCTTCTCAACACATTTGCACCATTCATTGACCACTTTGTGGTTCAGTCAAACATCAAACGCAGGCTCCGCAGGGCAGCCGTCAAATAACAGGGAGGAAAAGAGATGGATACAAATAACAATACATACACAGTAATTTACGCTACCGTAATGGTAGTAATTGTGGCAGCACTCCTTGCACTCGCCTCATACCTTCTTAAGGACCGTCAGCAAAGAAATGTTGCACTGGAGACCAAACAACAGATTCTTAAATCTGTTAAACTGGGCCAGGATGCAGAGACAGCAGACGACAAAGCAACCTATATTGAGGGTCTCTATGACAAACATATTGCCGAGACCAAGGTTACATCAGGAGCAGAAGAGCTTACACTCTACATCTGCACAATGGAGAGCGGAGAGAAACTCTACATAATTCCTGTACACGGAACAGGACTATGGGGTCCGGTATGGGGATATGTTGCACTCAAAAGTGATTTCAACACAATTTACGGAGCTACATACGACCACAAAGGGGAGACACCCGGTCTGGGAGCAGAGATTGCCACACCTGAATTCACAAAACAATTTGAGGGCAAACAGATATTCACCAACGGAGAATTCAAGTCAATACTTGTAGTAAAAGGGGGAGCCGATACCGGTTCAACCAACGAGGTTGACGCCATTTCAGGTGGAACAATTACATCCAAAGCTGTAGAGGATATGCTTTTCAAGAGCATCGGACACTATCTTGAGTATTTCAAGGTTGCAGCAGCAAATGCAACACCTGCAGAGAGTATCTCAACTGCAGATTCAACTGCAAAGAGTGACTCTGCTGCTACACCTACACCTAACCCAGTAAACCAGTAAGAGATGGACAAAAAGATATTTATAGAACCATTGTTCAGGAACAACCCCGTAACCGTACTGGTACTGGGTATATGCTCGGCCCTGGCAGTAACTGTCAAACTGGAGCCGGCAATTGTGATGGCCCTCTCAGTGACAATAGTAACCGGTTTTTCCGGATTTATTGTATCGCTGCTAAGAAATACCATTCCAAACAGAATCAGGATTATTGTACAACTTGTTGTTGTAGCAATGCTTGTTATCCTTGTAGACCAGATACTTAAAGCATTTGCATACGATGTAAGCAAACAGCTGTCGGTATTTGTAGGACTGATTATTACCAACTGTATCATTATGGGCCGTATTGAGGCATTTGCCCTTGGTAACAAACCTATTCCCTCACTGGTTGACGGACTGGCAAACGGACTCGGCTACGGTATTATCCTTATAATTATTGCTTTATTCAGAGAGTTCTTTGGATCAGGTACCATTTACGGAATACAGATAATTCCCGCCGAATGGTACATCAAAAACGGAGGCTTCTATGAAAACAACGGACTCTTTATCCTCCCTCCAATGGCACTTATCCTTGTAGGACTGGTAATCTGGGTTCAGAGAAGCATTCAAAAAGAGTTACAGGAAAAATAATAACACATATCCATTATGCAAGATTTAATCAGTTTATTCGTAAAGTCAATCTTTGTTGACAATATGGTATTTGCATATTTCCTTGGAATGTGTTCATACCTTGCCGTATCTAAAAATGTAAAGACAGCAATAGGTCTTGGAGTAGCGGTAATATTCGTGCTCGGAGTAACCCTGCCTGTCAACTACCTTCTCAATGAATATGTACTCACCCCTGCAGCACTGGCGTGGCTGGGACCTGATTTCGCAGGCATAGATCTGAGTTTCCTTAGTTTTATCATATTCATTGCAGTAATTGCCTCAATCACTCAACTTGTTGAGATGATTGTAGAAAAATACTCACCATCGCTCTATGCATCCCTTGGAATATTCCTTCCGCTTATCGCCGTAAACTGCGCCATTCTGGGAGGGTCACTCTTTATGCAGGAGAGAGGATACGAGACACTTGCTGAGGCAACAACCTTCGCACTGGGCTCCGGAATCGGCTGGTTCCTAGCCATTGTAGCACTGGCAGCAATCAGGGAGAAACTCGCATACTCACAAGTGCCTAAACCACTAAGAGGGCTTGGAATCACATTCATTGTTGTTGGTCTTATGGGCATCGCATTTATGAGCTTTATGGGTATTAAACTCTAAGAGGAGGAGAATAAGATGAATATTACACAAATTATAATTATTTCCATAGTAGCCTTTCTTGCGGTTACACTGGCACTTGTTGCCATACTGCTCTACGCAAAGGCTAAACTTATGCCTTCAGGCAAAGTGAAGGTAAATATTAATGATGGAGAGAAAGAGATAGAGGTATCACCCGGCTCTTCTCTTCTCAGCACACTGAGTAACGAAAAGATATTCCTTCCATCGGCCTGCGGTGGCGGCGGAACCTGCGGAATGTGCAAGTGCCGTGTAACCGAAGGTGGCGGAGAGATCCTCCCTACAGAGGTGGGCTTCTTCACCCGCAAACAACAGCAGACACAGTGGCGTCTGGGTTGCCAGGTAAAGGTTAAGGAGGATATGAAAATTGAGATACCGGAAGAGGTATTGGGTATAAAGAAATGGGAGTGTGAAGTTGTCAGCAACAAGAATGTGGCAACCTTCATCAAAGAGTTTGTGGTTAAACTTCCTGAAGGGGAGCACCTCAAATTCAAATCCGGAGGATATATCCAGATTGACATCCCTCCTTGCGAAGTTGACTTTGCAAAAGATATCGATGTTCAGCCTGAGTTCCACGAAGACTGGGACAAGATGAAAATCTGGGATCTAAAGATGAGCAACAAAGAGAACACATACCGTGCATACTCAATGGCCAACCACCCTGCCGAGGGCAATATCGTGATGCTCAACATCCGTATAGCAACCCCACCTTGGGACAGATCCAAAGGAGCATTTATGCCTGT
It includes:
- a CDS encoding Na(+)-translocating NADH-quinone reductase subunit A encodes the protein MSNKILLRKGLNIPLKGSAINQIARSISPDILAVKPTDFKGLNPKLLIKEGDPVKAGTPVMADKKNPEILICSPVSGIVKEIVRGEKRKLLQILIESDKRQEYEHSTAPEIRKNGSAEQIKSALLSSGLWPLIKQRPYGTIADPAKEPKAIFISGFDSAPLAADLDYAMKGDFENMQAGIDALSKLTHGGVHIGLHADTFAGSPMHRLERAKIHIFDGPHPAGNVGVQIHHISPINKGETVWTLDLYTLAAIGRLLIKGTFDLRRVVAVAGPKVKNPAYIETLPGMALRSIADMADTTSEVRYGDHVGVRFISGNVLTGDNVGVDGYTGIFHNTITIMAEGNYREMFGWIKPLRAKKFSISRSYFSWLMPNKKYNLDTNLNGGERAFVVTGVYEKVLPMDILPMYLFKAILAEDIDKMEQLGIYEIIEEDVALCEFVCPSKAEIQDIVSKGINIMIKEMS
- a CDS encoding NADH:ubiquinone reductase (Na(+)-transporting) subunit B, with the protein product MKVLKKLVDNIKPTFSKGGKLGFLHSTFDAFETFLFVPDHVTKKGVHIKDSIDLKRTMTMVILALMPALLFGMYNTGYQHNLSIGGDMTFWAMFWFGFLKVLPLIIVSYVVGLGIEFIAAQIRGHEVNEGYLVTGMLIPLIMPVDVPLWILSLSVIFAVIVGKEVFGGTGMNIWNPALLSRAFVFFAYPSQISGDKIWIEGLTKGEGIVDGFSGATPLAHAAAGEFDKMPSFMDMFIGFIPGSIGETSTLAILIGAVMLLWTGIASWRIMLSTFAGGILTGLLLNAVGPEGSYMSMPAINHLVMGGFAFGAVFMATDPVTGSQTERGKWIYGFLIGVMAILIRVFNPGYPEGMMLAILLLNTFAPFIDHFVVQSNIKRRLRRAAVK
- the nqrC gene encoding NADH:ubiquinone reductase (Na(+)-transporting) subunit C, with product MDTNNNTYTVIYATVMVVIVAALLALASYLLKDRQQRNVALETKQQILKSVKLGQDAETADDKATYIEGLYDKHIAETKVTSGAEELTLYICTMESGEKLYIIPVHGTGLWGPVWGYVALKSDFNTIYGATYDHKGETPGLGAEIATPEFTKQFEGKQIFTNGEFKSILVVKGGADTGSTNEVDAISGGTITSKAVEDMLFKSIGHYLEYFKVAAANATPAESISTADSTAKSDSAATPTPNPVNQ
- a CDS encoding NADH:ubiquinone reductase (Na(+)-transporting) subunit D; this encodes MDKKIFIEPLFRNNPVTVLVLGICSALAVTVKLEPAIVMALSVTIVTGFSGFIVSLLRNTIPNRIRIIVQLVVVAMLVILVDQILKAFAYDVSKQLSVFVGLIITNCIIMGRIEAFALGNKPIPSLVDGLANGLGYGIILIIIALFREFFGSGTIYGIQIIPAEWYIKNGGFYENNGLFILPPMALILVGLVIWVQRSIQKELQEK
- the nqrE gene encoding NADH:ubiquinone reductase (Na(+)-transporting) subunit E gives rise to the protein MQDLISLFVKSIFVDNMVFAYFLGMCSYLAVSKNVKTAIGLGVAVIFVLGVTLPVNYLLNEYVLTPAALAWLGPDFAGIDLSFLSFIIFIAVIASITQLVEMIVEKYSPSLYASLGIFLPLIAVNCAILGGSLFMQERGYETLAEATTFALGSGIGWFLAIVALAAIREKLAYSQVPKPLRGLGITFIVVGLMGIAFMSFMGIKL
- the nqrF gene encoding NADH:ubiquinone reductase (Na(+)-transporting) subunit F; the encoded protein is MNITQIIIISIVAFLAVTLALVAILLYAKAKLMPSGKVKVNINDGEKEIEVSPGSSLLSTLSNEKIFLPSACGGGGTCGMCKCRVTEGGGEILPTEVGFFTRKQQQTQWRLGCQVKVKEDMKIEIPEEVLGIKKWECEVVSNKNVATFIKEFVVKLPEGEHLKFKSGGYIQIDIPPCEVDFAKDIDVQPEFHEDWDKMKIWDLKMSNKENTYRAYSMANHPAEGNIVMLNIRIATPPWDRSKGAFMPVNPGVCSSYIFSRKPGDKVMVSGPYGEFFIKPTDNEIVFVGGGAGMAPMRSHIFHLFHTEKTTRKVSFWYGARSLREVFYEEEFRAIEKEFPNFKFHIALSEAKPEDNWTGLTGFIHKALLDNYLSKHDSPEDIEYYLCGPPMMNSAVTNMLDNLGVPEENVAFDDFGG